GATTGCGTCTTCCCCTGTTATATACGAAGGGATAACGAAAGATCAAAACGGCAGGGAAGAAAAAATAGGTTACGTCGTAATCGAGCAAGCGGTTGCTTATGGAGGACCGGTTAAAATGGTCACCGGAATTGACCTCAAAGGAAAAATTGTCGGGACGGTTATTGCCGCCCATAAGGATACGCCATCCTTTATTGATAAAGTCATCGACCAGAAATACCTGGAGAAATTCATCGGCAAAGACATCACGGACCCCTTGTCCATTAACAAAGATATCGACCGTATATCGGGCGCTACTTTTTCTTCCCGGGGGATTGCCAAGGCCATTTCCCAGGGAAGCCATGCCGTAGCCAGGGGCGAGTTCAGGCTCAATGTGAAGGATGAGGTTGAACCGTTTAAGTTCGGGGCAAAGGAAACTGCGGTTATCGCTTTGGTGATCCTGACGGTAATTGGCGTCGCATTCAAACAGAGAAAACTGCGCTGGATTGCCCTGATAGGCAGTTTAGTCTTCATTGGCTTCCAATACAATACACCGATTTCGATGGCAAATATAGCCGCACTTTTCATGGGGAATTTGCCGTCAATCCGTGAAAACCTGGTCTGGTATATCCTCTTAATCGGGATCCCGGTGATTACCTTTATAATAGGAAAGAATATTTACTGTTTCTGGCTTTGCCCGTTTGGCGCTTTGCAGGAAATAACAGCAAAAGTAGGCGGCGGTAAATTCAAATGCTGTAATAAAGCAATCGAAGCCAAAGCGGCTAAAATAAGATATATACTCATATACCTGGCACTGATAGGGGCATTCCTGACGAAGTCACCGAGTTTTGCCGGTTATGAGCCATTCGCCACTTTGTTTGGCCGGCAGGGATTCGGTATCCAGTGGCTTATTTTGCCGGTGGTGATTTTTAGTTCTTTCTTCATCAGCAGATTCTGGTGCAGGTTCTTTTGTCCGGGGTTGATACTCAATGAGATCATTTTGCGTCCCAGGAGATATATCATGGGGATTTTAGAAAAATAAAATGAATAACATCGAGGTCAAAGAATGAAAAGCAAATTAAGCTTAGGGGATTTATTATTTATTGTATTGATATCGGCTGTCGCCGTTATGATTGTGATAAGTGAATGGCGGGCTTATCACTTTATTTCTTAATCAAAGATTCAAACTAAAGTGTATAAAAATTATCTGTATCATAAATCTCTATAACTTGGGCTTTCAGCCCAGGTCATTTTATGTTAGTCAAGGATTTAAACGGATTAAAACGATATCAGGCGAGACTAGTACTATCTCGGCAGAACTTAACCAAGCGATTCAGAATTTAGCCCAATTAATGAAATCTCGACAGCCAATAATGAATCAGTCAGGAAGAGAAACGATTGCCCAAAAAGCTTCCAACGCTTCCTTGAAACAGGAGAGGCTTTCAAAAAACTTAGGTCGGTTGTGGAGAGGTTAGAAAAACCTCTAGATAATAATATTTTTTTGATGCTCCCGTAATCGTTGAATGTCTTTGATATAGTAATACCCATCAGTCTGTTCAATTAATTTCATTTGTTTCAGTTTTGAAATAACTTTCGTAGTAGTTATTCTGTTAATACCCAGTAAATTACTAATAAACTGCTGGCTGGTTTTAATATTCAGCCTTATTTTTTTGTCCTCTTTTCCCCCAAAATTATCGGCGAAAGTTAATAATAGGTTGCAGATTCTCCATTCCGAATCATAATAGAGTATTTCATCCGCATGGTTAACATGAGAGTACAATTTCATGGCAATAGATTCTATAACATAAAGAGTAACGTTTAAATCTTTGGCCAATAATTCCAGAAGATCTTCACGTTTTACAAAATTTACAAAGGTATCCTCCAACGTTTTAAAATAACAGAAAGCAGGTACTTTTAAAAGGACATTAGACTCTAAAAAGATACTGCGCTCTTCGAGAATGGACAAAATTTCTTCATTGCCTTTTGGAAAGTATTCAAAGGCGATTACCCTGCCTTTTTTTATATAATAAAAGCCTTCTAAGACATCACCTGGAGATACAATAATCGTATTTTTTTTGTAAAAGACTTCTGTTTCTCTTCCAATGAGTGCCTCGGGAATGTTTTCAAGCCTGTAAATTCTAGGAAATTGTCCGAAGGATTCTTTCACAAAATCAACTCCCAGATAAATTAGTCCATGCTTAATTATAATAAAAATTCATTTAACGCTACATTAGTTTTGCATAAATTGTTTTTGATATTTTGTTGATACTTCCGCAATCGACGGATGTCTTTGATATGGTAATATCCGTTGATCTGTTCAATTATTTCATTTGTTTTAATTTCGAAATGATTTTCACTGTCGTTATTCTGTTCATACCTGGTATTAATATTCAAAGTAATTATAGCTCATTTAAAAATAAATTGGTGTTGTACAGACTACACCTGTAGTTCATACTCGTATCTTTTTTTAGAAAAAATGATATCTTAAAGGCAAATAAGATCTTATTTTAAAAACAAATTCTAT
This genomic stretch from Dehalobacter sp. 12DCB1 harbors:
- a CDS encoding Crp/Fnr family transcriptional regulator; protein product: MKESFGQFPRIYRLENIPEALIGRETEVFYKKNTIIVSPGDVLEGFYYIKKGRVIAFEYFPKGNEEILSILEERSIFLESNVLLKVPAFCYFKTLEDTFVNFVKREDLLELLAKDLNVTLYVIESIAMKLYSHVNHADEILYYDSEWRICNLLLTFADNFGGKEDKKIRLNIKTSQQFISNLLGINRITTTKVISKLKQMKLIEQTDGYYYIKDIQRLREHQKNIII
- a CDS encoding 4Fe-4S binding protein, giving the protein MASSPVIYEGITKDQNGREEKIGYVVIEQAVAYGGPVKMVTGIDLKGKIVGTVIAAHKDTPSFIDKVIDQKYLEKFIGKDITDPLSINKDIDRISGATFSSRGIAKAISQGSHAVARGEFRLNVKDEVEPFKFGAKETAVIALVILTVIGVAFKQRKLRWIALIGSLVFIGFQYNTPISMANIAALFMGNLPSIRENLVWYILLIGIPVITFIIGKNIYCFWLCPFGALQEITAKVGGGKFKCCNKAIEAKAAKIRYILIYLALIGAFLTKSPSFAGYEPFATLFGRQGFGIQWLILPVVIFSSFFISRFWCRFFCPGLILNEIILRPRRYIMGILEK